Sequence from the Pseudophaeobacter arcticus DSM 23566 genome:
GGATGCTCTATGTCGGTTTTCTCGAAACGCCATTCAGCATGGCCAAGCGGAATTCCATCATCACGCTGGCCGTGGCGTTCGTCCTGATCGCGCTGGCCTCGGTGCCAGTGTTCCTGAGGTGGGCAGGGCGCATTTTTCGACCGCTCGAAAGCATGACGCGCACCATCGATCGCGTCGAAAACGGCGATCTTGGTGCGCGCAACGCGCTGGTCGAGACTGACGGCGAAATCGCGCAGGTCGCACGGCATTTCGATGGGCTTCTGGATCGGCTGGAACAGCGCGACCGCGAATTGCGCGACTGGGGCGAGACGCTGGAACATCGCGTCGCCGAGCGAACTCAGGAACTGCAAGAGGCCCACTGGCAGCTGGAAGAGACAACCGAGCGGCTGATCCTGTCTGAAAAGCTGGCCGCGGTAGGGGAAATCACCGCCTCGGTGGCGCATGAGATCAACAACCCGGTGGCTGTGATCCAGGGCAACCTTGACCTTGCGCGCAGCAACCTTGGCGCGGCGGGCGCCCCAGCGGCAGAGGAGTTTCGCCTGATCGACGACCAAGTCTATCGCATCGGGGTGATCGTCTCCAAACTGCTTCATTTCGCCCGACCAGAGGACTATTCAGGCGTCGATCAAAGCGTGGACCCAGGCGAGGTGGTGCGCGATTGTCTTGTCCTGACCCGGCACCAGGTCGAGGCCTCGGGCATTCGGAGTAGCTTGGAGACGGGTAGTCGGTCGTTGGTGCGAATCTCGCGAACCGAATTGCAGCAGGTGGTCGTGAACCTGATCCTCAACGCGGTCCATGCCATGCCCGGTGGCGGTACGCTGCGGGTGCTTACTGAAGAGGACGGGCCGGAGGTGGTTCTCACCGTTCAGGACACCGGCTCGGGGATCGAACCCGACACTCTGGCCCGGATCTTCGACCCTTTCTTCACCACCAAGCATACGCAAGGCACCGGGCTGGGCCTGTCGATCAGCCGCCAGATTGTGAGTCGCGCCGGGGGAACCATCACGGCCCATTCCACCCCCGGAGAGGGCAGTCGCCTCATCGTCAGGCTTCCGATAGAAGAAAATGCATTGATGCGCGATCCGGACATAATGTCGCAAGATCACCTGAAGCAAGCACCGGCTCTTGGACAGAATGGGGCGAAATGGGCGCCTCCGGATCAGGATGAAGGGACAGAATGGCTTTCAGCTCATTGATATACTTATGAAAATTTCTTGACCGCGCAACCGGTAGACAGCTTTTTCTGGTTTTGCATGCCATTGCATGCCCCCACGCGCGCCGAGAGGACGGCGCGCCGGGGACATCAAAGGGAGGAAAAACCATGAGCAACGCCTCGCAGGGTGCGTTGGGCTTTTTGCACAAGAGCCACATCGTCGCCGAACCCGGATACAACCGCTGGCGCGTGCCGCCGGCATCCATCGCCATCCACCTGTGCATCGGATCAGTCTATGCCTGGTCGGTGTTCAACCCGCCGCTGACTCGAGAACTGGGCGTCGTAGCCTCCAGTGCCGATGACTGGAGCCTCAGCTCGGTCGTGTGGATCTTTTCTGTGGCCATCGTGTTTCTAGGCCTCGCCGCAGCTTTTGCGGGCAAGTGGCTTGAAGAGGTCGGACCACGCATGGTCGGCGTCGTCGCAGCGTTCCTCTGGGGCGGCGGTTTCATTATTGGCTCGCTGGGCATTTCCAGCCACCATTTGTGGCTGGTCTATCTGGGCTACGGGGTGCTGGGCGGCTGTGGTTTGGGGCTGGGCTATGTCTCGCCCGTGTCGACGCTGATCCGCTGGTTCCCGGACCGGCGCGGGATGGCGACGGGCATGGCCATCATGGGCTTCGGTGGCGGCGCAATGATAGCGGCTCCGGTCAAGGGCTGGCTGCTGGGTCTCTTTGCCAAGGCGCCGGATTTCTTGGGGGCACAGGACGCCGTGGCAACAGTGGTCGAAAACGGCCGCGTCTTCGCGGAAACCGCCGCCGGCAAGGTCGAGGTCGTGATCGCATCCGCCGCACAGGCTGCCAGCGTTGGCGGCGAAGCGGGCGTCTACGTGGTCGGAACCGGCGCAACAGGCGCCGCGCAGACCTTCATGACGCTGGGTTTCGTCTACTTCGTCGTGATGATCCTGGCTGCCTTCCAGTACCGCGTCCCTGCGAAGGATTGGAAACCGGCTGGCTGGACTCCCAAACCTGTGGCGTCGGGCATGGTCAGCGATAACAACGTTCATATCGACCAAGCGTTGAAGACGCCGCAATTCTGGCAGCTTTGGGTCATGCTCTGCTTCAACGTGACCGCCGGCATCGGCGTCATCGGGGTCGCCAAGACGATGATGTCGGAAATCTTTGGCTCGGTCATGCCGCTGGTGGTCACCGCCGGTTTTGCCTCAACCTACGTCCTGATGATCTCGGTCTTCAACATGGTCGGCCGGTTCTTCTGGGCATCGACCTCGGATTATATCGGGCGCAAGGCGACCTACATGTGCTTCTTTGTGCTAGGCACGATCCTGTACCTGTCGATCCCCTATTTCGCCTCGGCCGTGGCGACCAATCCAGCGATGATCTACCTGATCGGCTTCTACGCCGCGACGATGATCATCTTCTCGATGTATGGCGGCGGGTTCGCAACAATCCCGGCTTATCTGGCCGACATGTTCGGAACCATGCATGTGGGCGGCATCCACGGGCGGCTTCTGACGGCCTGGTCAACTGCCGGCGTGCTGGGCCCGCTCGCGATCACCTCGCTGCGGCAGATGTCTGTGACATCGGCCATCAACGACTTGGCAGGCAAGGTGGACGCGGCGTCCTTCGCCGAGAAGTTCGGTGCCCCGATCACTCAGCTTCAGGAACTGGTTGCGGCAAAGACCGTCACCATCGCCAAGCTGATGGAGATCGCCCCCGAGGGCACGATCGACCCGACACCCTCGCTCTACAATACAACCATGTATTGCATGGCGGCGCTGCTGATCGTGGCGTTCTTTGCCAACCTGCTGATGAAGCCGGTCAAGGAACACCACCACCACGACGAACCGGAGCTCCAGGCTGTTCCGGGCGAATGACGCGTTTGAGGGGGCACCTGTCGTGGGTGCCCCTTTACACCATGTTTTGAATATCTGATTGAATTCAAAAATTATGATCGGGATTATCTATCGTGCTCGATAAGCTGGAAATGTTCATAGCCCTCGCAAAGGAATGCCATTTTGGACGCGCCGCCGAGCGATTGAACATAGCGCAACCGACACTGTCGGCTGGTATCAAGCAACTGGAAGCGCAGTTGGGTGTGCAATTGGTTCATCGAGGCTCGCGCTTTGGCGGGCTGACGCCGGAGGGACAGACGGCGCTCACTTGGGCCAAGCGGATTGTCGATGATACGCGGCAGTTACGCGACGAGATGCGCATCAGTCGGCAGGGCCTGACCGGAGAGGTGCGGCTGGCGGTGATCCCGACCGCGCAAACCTGGGCCGGACAACTCTGTACCGCCTTTGCCGAGCGCCATCCCAACGTGCGCTTTACCATCCTGTCGCGCAACTCACGCGAGATCCTGCAGATGCTGGATGATTTCGAGGCCGATGCCGGGATATCCTACCTTGAGAACGAACCGCTTGGCCGGGTCGAAACAGCCGAACTTTATGACGAAAGCTATATCCTGGTCTGTGCCCGCAACTCTCCATATGCGAACAAGCCAAACGTGGCCTGGTCCGATCTGAGCGGGCAGAAGCTGGCCCTGTTAACGCCGGATATGCAGAACAGACGCATCATCAACCAGCTTTTTGCCGACAGCGGCGTGACACCTGCGACTTGCATCGAGTCAAACTCGATCATCGCATTGGTCGCCAGCGTCGCATCGGGACACTGTATGACCGTTCTGCCCAAGGATATCGCCAGCTTCGTGTCAGGGGGCAAGGACCTTGCGCTAGTGCCGCTTGATGGCGCGTGGCGGCAGCAGAAGGTAGGCTTGATTCTGCCGCATCGCGACCCGCGCACACCAGTGCTGGCGGCGCTTCTGGCCGAGGCGCGGCGCCTGTCGGCCCCTGCTTGATCCAAAACCCCTATCGACCCACGGAACGCCGTTATTGATCCGCACCTCGGTTCGCGGCCAAAGCTGGCGGAAACTGGAGGATGACAGCCATGGCCCACCGCGCCACCGCCATCGACGTCGAAGCGACCGCCCGGATCGTCGACGCCCACAGCGCCCTCGAAGGGCCGCTCTTGCCGATGCTGCATGCCATGCAGGAGACCTTTGGATATGTCCCTGCGCAGGCGCATGGCCCGATCTGCGAGGCGCTGAACATCACCCGTGCCGAGTTGCACGGGGTTATCACGTTCTACCACGACTTCCGCGAAAAGCCCGCCGGGCAACACGTGTTGAAGATTTGCCGCGCCGAGGCGTGCCAGTCGGTTGGTGGCGCGGCGATGGCAGAGGATCTGCTGGCAAAGCTGGGACTGGATTGGCACGGCACCACCGCAAATGGCGCAGTGACGATCGAGCCGGTTTATTGCCTTGGTCTGTGCGCCTGCGCGCCTGCCGCGATGGTCGATGATCGGGTCGTCGGCCGCGTCGATGCGGCGAAACTGGACAAGATGCTGGCGGAGGCAGGCGCATGAAAATTTACGTTCCCATGGACAGCGCCGCCAAGGCGCTGGGGGCCGAGGACGTGGTTGCCGCCCTGCGCGCCGCCGCACCCGAGGCCGAGATCATCCGCACCGGCACCCGCGGCATGATCTGGCTGGAGCCGCTGGTCGAGATCGAGATTGACGGGCTCCGCCACGGTTTTGGCCCGGCAGAGCCCGGTGACGTGGCCGCGATCCTTGACGGCAGCAGCGCCAAGGCGCTTGGTCCGGTCGAGGCGCTGGACTGGATGCAGCGCCAGACCCGGCAGACCTTTGCCCGTGTTGGCATCGTCGATCCGCTGTCGCTGGCCGATTACGAGGCGCATGGTGGTCTGGTTGGCCTCAAGCGCGCGCTGGGCATGTCGGGGCAGGAGATCGTCGAGGAGGTCAAGACCTCCGGCCTGCGCGGGCGGGGCGGGGCGGGGTTTCCGACCGGCATCAAGTGGCAGACGGTGCATGACGCCGAAGCGGCGCAGAAATATATCGTCTGCAATGCCGACGAGGGCGACAGCGGCACCTTTGCCGACCGGATGCTGATGGAGGGCGACCCCTTCACCCTGATTGAGGGCATGATCATCGCGGGCCTCGGCGTGGGCGCAACCAAGGGCTATGTCTATCTGCGCTCGGAATATCCCGACGCCATCGCCGTGATGTCCCGCGCGGTGGAGATCGCCCGTACCAAGGGCCTGTTGGGCGGCGATGTGCTGGGCTCTGGCCGGGCCTTTGACATGGAGATCCGCAAGGGCGCGGGCGCTTATGTCTGCGGCGAGGAAACCTCGCTCCTCAACAGTCTTGAAGGCAAGCGCGGCGTGGTGCGGGCCAAGCCGCCATTGCCCGCGCTGGAGGGCTTTCTTGGCCGTCCGACCGTGGTGAACAACGTGATCTCGCTGGCCACCGTGCCGGTGATTTTCGAGAAAGGCGCGCAGGCCTATGCTGATTTCGGCCTTGGCCGGTCGCGCGGGACGGTGACGCTGCAAATCGCGGGCAATGTCGCCCGTGGGGGGCTTTTTGAGACCGCCTTTGGCATCACGCTGGGCGAGGTGGTCAACGATCTGGGCGGCGGCAGCGCCTCCGGCCATCCTGTCAAGGCGGTGCAGGTCGGCGGGCCGCTGGGCGCCTATATGCCGGTTTCCAAGTTCGACACGCCCCTGGGCTATGAGGAGTTCGATCAGGCGGGTGGTCTGATCGGCCACGCGGGGCTGACCGTCTTTGACGACAGCACCGATATGCTGGGCATGGCGCGGTTTGCGATGGAGTTCTGCGCCGTCGAGAGCTGTGGCAAATGCACGCCCTGCCGGATTGGCGCGGTGCGCGGGGTGGAGACCATCGACCGCATTGCCGAAGGCGATCCCACCGCATTGCCACTGCTGACGGACCTCTGCGAGACCATGAAAGACGGCTCGCTCTGTGCGCTGGGCGGGTTCACGCCCTTTCCGGTGATGTCCGCTGTTACCCATTTCCCCGATGATTTCGCCCGCCTGAAGGAGGCCGCAGAATGAAAGATTTCATCCTTCCAGACGACCGCGACATGGGCACCCCCGCCAAGCTGGGCAAGCCGGTCAGCCTGACCATCGACGGCTTCGAGGTCACCGTGCCCGAGGGTACATCGGTGATGCGCGCCGCCGCCGAGATCGGCATTTCCGTGCCCAAGCTCTGCGCCTCTGACAACCTGGAGGCCTTTGGCTCCTGCCGCCTCTGTTCGGTGGAGATCGAGGGGAGACGCGGCACGCCGGCCTCCTGCACCACGCCGGTTGCGCCGGGCATGGTGGTGGACACCAATTCCGCCAAGGTGCGCAAGATCCGCAAGGGGGTGATGGAGCTTTATATTTCCGATCACCCGCTGGATTGCCTGACCTGCGCCGCCAATGGCGATTGCGAGCTTCAGGACATGGCGGGCGCCGTGGGCCTGCGCGATGTGCGCTACAAGGCGCCGGAGAATGGCGGGCTCGCGAACCATTTCACGGCGCGCAACAGCAGCGGCGAGGCCAATCCCGAATGGCTGCCCAAGGACGATAGCAACCCCTATTTCAGCTATGATCCGTCCAAATGCATCGTCTGCAACCGCTGCGTTCGCGCCTGCGAAGAGGTGCAGGGCACCTTTGCGCTGACGATTTCGGGCCGGGGGTTCGACAGCCGGGTGTCGGCAGGCAACGCGGGGGATGATTTCCTGTCCTCCGATTGCGTGTCTTGCGGCGCCTGCGTGCAGGCCTGCCCGACGGCGACCTTGCAGGAAAAATCCATCATCGAGATGGGCACGCCGGATCGCGCCGTGGTCACCACCTGCGCCTATTGCGGCGTGGGCTGTTCCTTCAAGGCCGAGATGCAGGGCGACGATCTGGTGCGCATGGTGCCCTACAAGCACGGCAAGGCCAACCGGGGACATAGCTGCGTCAAGGGGCGCTTTGCCTATGGCTATGCCAATCACAAGGACCGCATCCTGAACCCGATGATCCGCGACACCATCGACGAGCCCTGGCGCGAAGTCAGCTGGGACGAGGCGCTGAGCTTTGCCGCCACCCGCCTGCGTGGTCTTCAGGAGAAACATGGCAAGCAGAGCATCGGCGTCATTACCTCCAGCCGCTGCACCAACGAGGAAACCTTTCTGGTGCAAAAGCTGACCCGCGCGGTCTTTGGCAACAACAACACCGACACCTGCGCGCGGGTGTGCCATTCGCCGACCGGCTATGGGCTGGGGCAGACCTTTGGCACCTCGGCTGGCACGCAGGATTTTGACTCGGTTGAACATACGGATGTGGTGATTGTCATCGGCGCCAACCCGACCGACGGCCATCCGGTCTTTGCCTCGCGGTTGAAAAAACGCCTGCGCGCCGGGGCCAGGCTGATCGTGATCGACCCGCGCCGCATTG
This genomic interval carries:
- a CDS encoding LysR family transcriptional regulator — encoded protein: MLDKLEMFIALAKECHFGRAAERLNIAQPTLSAGIKQLEAQLGVQLVHRGSRFGGLTPEGQTALTWAKRIVDDTRQLRDEMRISRQGLTGEVRLAVIPTAQTWAGQLCTAFAERHPNVRFTILSRNSREILQMLDDFEADAGISYLENEPLGRVETAELYDESYILVCARNSPYANKPNVAWSDLSGQKLALLTPDMQNRRIINQLFADSGVTPATCIESNSIIALVASVASGHCMTVLPKDIASFVSGGKDLALVPLDGAWRQQKVGLILPHRDPRTPVLAALLAEARRLSAPA
- a CDS encoding OFA family MFS transporter; its protein translation is MSNASQGALGFLHKSHIVAEPGYNRWRVPPASIAIHLCIGSVYAWSVFNPPLTRELGVVASSADDWSLSSVVWIFSVAIVFLGLAAAFAGKWLEEVGPRMVGVVAAFLWGGGFIIGSLGISSHHLWLVYLGYGVLGGCGLGLGYVSPVSTLIRWFPDRRGMATGMAIMGFGGGAMIAAPVKGWLLGLFAKAPDFLGAQDAVATVVENGRVFAETAAGKVEVVIASAAQAASVGGEAGVYVVGTGATGAAQTFMTLGFVYFVVMILAAFQYRVPAKDWKPAGWTPKPVASGMVSDNNVHIDQALKTPQFWQLWVMLCFNVTAGIGVIGVAKTMMSEIFGSVMPLVVTAGFASTYVLMISVFNMVGRFFWASTSDYIGRKATYMCFFVLGTILYLSIPYFASAVATNPAMIYLIGFYAATMIIFSMYGGGFATIPAYLADMFGTMHVGGIHGRLLTAWSTAGVLGPLAITSLRQMSVTSAINDLAGKVDAASFAEKFGAPITQLQELVAAKTVTIAKLMEIAPEGTIDPTPSLYNTTMYCMAALLIVAFFANLLMKPVKEHHHHDEPELQAVPGE
- a CDS encoding NADH-ubiquinone oxidoreductase-F iron-sulfur binding region domain-containing protein, giving the protein MKIYVPMDSAAKALGAEDVVAALRAAAPEAEIIRTGTRGMIWLEPLVEIEIDGLRHGFGPAEPGDVAAILDGSSAKALGPVEALDWMQRQTRQTFARVGIVDPLSLADYEAHGGLVGLKRALGMSGQEIVEEVKTSGLRGRGGAGFPTGIKWQTVHDAEAAQKYIVCNADEGDSGTFADRMLMEGDPFTLIEGMIIAGLGVGATKGYVYLRSEYPDAIAVMSRAVEIARTKGLLGGDVLGSGRAFDMEIRKGAGAYVCGEETSLLNSLEGKRGVVRAKPPLPALEGFLGRPTVVNNVISLATVPVIFEKGAQAYADFGLGRSRGTVTLQIAGNVARGGLFETAFGITLGEVVNDLGGGSASGHPVKAVQVGGPLGAYMPVSKFDTPLGYEEFDQAGGLIGHAGLTVFDDSTDMLGMARFAMEFCAVESCGKCTPCRIGAVRGVETIDRIAEGDPTALPLLTDLCETMKDGSLCALGGFTPFPVMSAVTHFPDDFARLKEAAE
- a CDS encoding sensor histidine kinase, translated to MLRLPKALRSVRVRLLVIAVLPMLVLLPILLGSSVLRWSSKVDAILLNKVTGDLTIADQYLGRLIETSGERVDAVARSVDLLRALEGDDATAYLERQRERLGLDFLRVVHSSDWPVVQAALSGEWHSAIDVFDAQTLRAMSPDMSTRAEIPLVPTRGAVPTDRTVETRGMVIHSAAPLILPDGAPAALVGGMLLNHNLDFIDTINALVYRSESLPEGSQGTATLFLDDVRISTNVRLFENVRALGTRVSAEVRAEVLGEEQIWLDRAFVVNDWYISAYEPILDSFGAPVGMLYVGFLETPFSMAKRNSIITLAVAFVLIALASVPVFLRWAGRIFRPLESMTRTIDRVENGDLGARNALVETDGEIAQVARHFDGLLDRLEQRDRELRDWGETLEHRVAERTQELQEAHWQLEETTERLILSEKLAAVGEITASVAHEINNPVAVIQGNLDLARSNLGAAGAPAAEEFRLIDDQVYRIGVIVSKLLHFARPEDYSGVDQSVDPGEVVRDCLVLTRHQVEASGIRSSLETGSRSLVRISRTELQQVVVNLILNAVHAMPGGGTLRVLTEEDGPEVVLTVQDTGSGIEPDTLARIFDPFFTTKHTQGTGLGLSISRQIVSRAGGTITAHSTPGEGSRLIVRLPIEENALMRDPDIMSQDHLKQAPALGQNGAKWAPPDQDEGTEWLSAH
- a CDS encoding formate dehydrogenase subunit gamma, producing MAHRATAIDVEATARIVDAHSALEGPLLPMLHAMQETFGYVPAQAHGPICEALNITRAELHGVITFYHDFREKPAGQHVLKICRAEACQSVGGAAMAEDLLAKLGLDWHGTTANGAVTIEPVYCLGLCACAPAAMVDDRVVGRVDAAKLDKMLAEAGA